From a single Mangifera indica cultivar Alphonso chromosome 19, CATAS_Mindica_2.1, whole genome shotgun sequence genomic region:
- the LOC123203026 gene encoding homeobox-leucine zipper protein HAT22-like, which translates to MGFEDICNTGLGLGIYRLPQTHQQQKKKLFLKYDHLLPSLSLGPSQDLLNSATKNDGAGKVWESTDVHQQTSSLSALSSISNSSVKKEREFAEEEDLERISNSRVSDEDEEGSPRKKLRLSKAQFATLEETFKEHSNLNPKEKQALAEKLNLRPRQVEVWFQNRRARTKLKQTEVDCEFLKKCCESLTEENKRLQQELQELKSFKVVAPIYMQMPAATLTMCPSCEKVGGGGGSGGDGSSTSPLSFGSNRRFYDSLTSNPSAASC; encoded by the exons ATGGGGTTTGAAGATATTTGCAACACAGGCCTTGGTCTAGGTATTTACAGGCTGCCACAAACCCATCAGCAGCAGAAGAAGAAACTGTTCTTGAAATATGATCATTTGTTACCATCTCTTTCGTTAGGCCCATCACAAGATTTATTGAATTCGGCTACAAAGAATGATGGTGCGGGTAAAGTATGGGAATCTACAGATGTGCACCAACAGACCTCATCTCTAAGTGCATTGTCGTCAATTTCCAACTCCAGCgtcaagaaagagagagaatttgcAGAGGAAGAGGACTTAGAGAGAATTTCTAATTCAAGGGTTAgcgatgaagatgaagaaggtAGTCCCAGGAAGAAACTCAGGCTCTCGAAAGCACAGTTTGCCACTTTGGAAGAAACCTTCAAAGAACATAGCAATCTCAATCCT aaGGAAAAGCAAGCTTTAGCAGAAAAGTTGAATCTAAGGCCACGGCAAGTGGAAGTTTGGTTCCAGAACAGGAGAGCCAG GACCAAGTTGAAACAAACAGAAGTAGATTGTGAGTTTCTGAAGAAATGTTGTGAATCATTAACAGAAGAGAACAAGAGGTTGCAACAGGAGCTGCAAGAGCTTAAATCTTTTAAAGTTGTGGCACCCATTTATATGCAAATGCCTGCAGCCACCCTCACCATGTGCCCTTCCTGTGAGAAAGTTGGCGGTGGCGGTGGCAGTGGCGGTGACGGCTCTTCCACAAGCCCTTTAAGTTTTGGATCAAACCGTCGTTTCTACGATTCCTTAACTAGCAACCCATCTGCTGCTTCTTGCTGA
- the LOC123202748 gene encoding branched-chain-amino-acid aminotransferase 2, chloroplastic-like isoform X1 — MISSCNLFQSLRIACAFSKLGTYCSFTSQSASSLQQVFEQSAYSVDECVDMDWDNLGFGLVPTDYMYSMKCSDYRNFEQGQLSRYGKIELSPSAGVLNYGQGLFEGLKAYRKEDGQLMLFRPDQNAIRMDIGAKRMCMPSPSIYQFIDAVKQTALANKRWVPPPGKGSLYIRPLLMGSGAILGLAPAPEYTFLVFASPVGNYYKEGVAPLNLYVEDEFHRATLGGAGGVKTISNYAPALKALSRAKNRGFSDVLYLDSVKKKNLEEVSSCNIFVVKGNVISTPATTGTILEGITRKSIIEIAQDYGFQVEERAIPVDELLDADEVFCTGTAVVVAPVGSITYRGKRTEYNTGARSVWEELQSTLVGIQMGIIEDKKGWTVEIH, encoded by the exons ATGATTTCAAGTTGTAATTTGTTTCAATCTTTACGAATCGCTTGTGCTTTTTCCAAG TTAGGGACTTACTGCAGTTTTACATCTCAATCTGCGTCTTCTCTGCAGCAAGTGTTCGAACAATCTGCTTACAG TGTTGATGAGTGCGTTGATATGGATTGGGATAATCTCGGATTCGGTCTTGTGCCAACTGACTACATGTACTCCATGAAATGTTCTGATTACCGCAATTTTGAACAAGGACAGCTTAGTCGCTATGGAAAGATTGAGCTGAGCCCTTCAGCAGGAGTCTTAAATTATGGGCAG GGACTGTTTGAAGGTTTGAAAGCATACAGAAAGGAAGATGGACAACTTATGCTCTTTCGTCCGGATCAAAATGCCATTCGCATGGACATTGGTGCTAAAAGAATGTGCATGCCTAGTCCCTCCATCTATCAATTCATTGATGCAGTGAAACAAACTGCTCTTGCCAATAAGCGTTGG GTTCCACCTCCTGGAAAAGGGTCTTTATACATTAGGCCTTTGCTCATGGGAAGTGGTGCTATATTGGGTTTGGCTCCGGCACCTGAATACACATTTCTTGTATTTGCTTCTCCTGTGGGCAATTATTACAAG GAGGGTGTGGCTCCTTTGAACTTGTATGTGGAGGATGAATTTCATCGCGCCACACTTGGTGGAGCTGGAGGTGTCAAAACCATATCTAATTACGCCCCA GCTCTGAAAGCACTAAGCAGAGCAAAAAACAGAGGATTTTCTGACGTTTTGTACCTTGACTcggtgaaaaagaaaaatttggaGGAAGTCTCGTCCTGTAATATTTTCGTTGTGAAG GGCAACGTTATATCAACTCCTGCTACAACTGGGACTATTCTTGAAGGGATTACCCGCAAAAGCATCATTGAGATTGCCCAAGATTACGGTTTCCAG GTTGAGGAGCGAGCAATTCCAGTTGATGAGTTACTAGATGCGGATGAAGTATTCTGCACAGGAACTGCTGTGGTTGTTGCTCCTGTAGGCAGCATTACCTACCGGGGCAAAAG AACTGAATATAACACAGGTGCTAGGTCTGTGTGGGAGGAACTTCAGTCAACTCTTGTTGGAATTCAGATGGGCATAATTGAGGATAAGAAGGGATGGACTGTAGAGATTCATTAA
- the LOC123202748 gene encoding branched-chain-amino-acid aminotransferase 2, chloroplastic-like isoform X2 has translation MISSCNLFQSLRIACAFSKLGTYCSFTSQSASSLQQVFEQSAYSVDECVDMDWDNLGFGLVPTDYMYSMKCSDYRNFEQGQLSRYGKIELSPSAGVLNYGQGLFEGLKAYRKEDGQLMLFRPDQNAIRMDIGAKRMCMPSPSIYQFIDAVKQTALANKRWVPPPGKGSLYIRPLLMGSGAILGLAPAPEYTFLVFASPVGNYYKEGVAPLNLYVEDEFHRATLGGAGGVKTISNYAPALKALSRAKNRGFSDVLYLDSVKKKNLEEVSSCNIFVVKGNVISTPATTGTILEGITRKSIIEIAQDYGFQVEERAIPVDELLDADEVFCTGTAVVVAPVGSITYRGKRC, from the exons ATGATTTCAAGTTGTAATTTGTTTCAATCTTTACGAATCGCTTGTGCTTTTTCCAAG TTAGGGACTTACTGCAGTTTTACATCTCAATCTGCGTCTTCTCTGCAGCAAGTGTTCGAACAATCTGCTTACAG TGTTGATGAGTGCGTTGATATGGATTGGGATAATCTCGGATTCGGTCTTGTGCCAACTGACTACATGTACTCCATGAAATGTTCTGATTACCGCAATTTTGAACAAGGACAGCTTAGTCGCTATGGAAAGATTGAGCTGAGCCCTTCAGCAGGAGTCTTAAATTATGGGCAG GGACTGTTTGAAGGTTTGAAAGCATACAGAAAGGAAGATGGACAACTTATGCTCTTTCGTCCGGATCAAAATGCCATTCGCATGGACATTGGTGCTAAAAGAATGTGCATGCCTAGTCCCTCCATCTATCAATTCATTGATGCAGTGAAACAAACTGCTCTTGCCAATAAGCGTTGG GTTCCACCTCCTGGAAAAGGGTCTTTATACATTAGGCCTTTGCTCATGGGAAGTGGTGCTATATTGGGTTTGGCTCCGGCACCTGAATACACATTTCTTGTATTTGCTTCTCCTGTGGGCAATTATTACAAG GAGGGTGTGGCTCCTTTGAACTTGTATGTGGAGGATGAATTTCATCGCGCCACACTTGGTGGAGCTGGAGGTGTCAAAACCATATCTAATTACGCCCCA GCTCTGAAAGCACTAAGCAGAGCAAAAAACAGAGGATTTTCTGACGTTTTGTACCTTGACTcggtgaaaaagaaaaatttggaGGAAGTCTCGTCCTGTAATATTTTCGTTGTGAAG GGCAACGTTATATCAACTCCTGCTACAACTGGGACTATTCTTGAAGGGATTACCCGCAAAAGCATCATTGAGATTGCCCAAGATTACGGTTTCCAG GTTGAGGAGCGAGCAATTCCAGTTGATGAGTTACTAGATGCGGATGAAGTATTCTGCACAGGAACTGCTGTGGTTGTTGCTCCTGTAGGCAGCATTACCTACCGGGGCAAAAG GTGCTAG